The Edaphobacter flagellatus sequence CCAGAAGCCGTGAGGTAGACGAGGGTACTGGAAGTGGGACAAGTGTAATCGCCGGTGATGCTGAAACTGCCATCTGATGCCGTTGTCACAATGGTAGAGCCCAACAGGTTGGCGCCGGCGGAGCCGTAACCGGTCGAACCGGTCGTCATCAGCTGGATGTCTGCACCAGATACAGGCTGTTGACCGCCGTAGACGTGGCCGGTCTGGGCGATAGCTCCCAAAGCCTGCAAAAGCACCAAACCGACAAACGTACGTGAGTAAATCTTACTTACACTGATTGCAGACATGTTGGCACCTCTTCTTGCTGGAAGTAAAGCCTAGATAATTTAGATGGTGAAATAATCCACTCTTACGAAGTCGGGTGAGCCTTTCACTCCAATGAATCTTCTGCAACGTATTTCACGGTATTTCACCTCTCACATTCTTGTTTTCAATCAGTTGAAACCATGTGTTTCACAGGATATGGCCCTTACCATCAGGCAGGAGGTATCGCAGAAGCAGAGCGGATGGAAGCAGATCGCGTGCTCAAGGCTGTATGAGCTTCTGGTTTATGCGTTGCGCAGCCGCCGCCCGCATAGTTGCTCCCACGCGACGCTCGAGCCGATCGAGAACGCGATCGTTGCGCTTCGGGCCAAGCATCCGTCCTGGGACGCGCGGAAGCTCAAGGCGAGGCTGGAGATGCTACAGCCAGATACGCCACGTCTTGACTCCCGATGTGCATCAGAAGAGATCTTCGATCAAAACAGCATGAGCACTCGATGGAGGGTAATTTACCTCCCAGATTTTTGCTCAAAGTGGTTTGACGGCGGTATCCTTCACTCTAGATGTGACATTTTTATTTACGATTTGGTGAGAGTTTTCGCGCAAGAGGGTCTCCCCTCTGGACGTTCCATGGCGGGAAGCTGAAAAATGAACAACAACGAGGTGGCGGCCGTCGACCGGGTGACGGAACAGGAAATACGTTTGCAATTGGAGCGGATTCTTCTGAGCCCGCCATTTCGCGGCAGCAAGCGACACCCCAGATTTCTTCGTTTTGTCGTCGATAAAACGCTGTCTGGGGCGGCTCAAGATATCAAAGAGCGCATTATCGGAGCTGAAGTCTTCGACCGCGATATCCACTACGACGTGTCGAGTGACCCAATCGTTCGCGTAGCCGCAGGCGAGATACGAAAACGCCTCGCTCAGTACTATATCCAACCTGGGCATGAGGTTGAACTTCGCATTGAGCTGCCTCCCGGTTCCTACGTTCCCTCGTTCTATATGCCGCACCGGGGTGATGACGTAGCCACAGACGAAAGATCAAAGCCGGATAGGGAACTGCAAGTAGCTTTATTGCCAGGCGAGGGTTTCTTCATCTCTGAACCGGCGGTTCCGGCTTCTGATTCTGCAACCAACACTGTAAATACCGTAAGACGCAATCGCGTCTTGGTAGCCATCGCAGCCGCTCTGGCTGTTCTGCTTCTTATTGCGTTGGGTTATTTTGTATGGTCGCGTGAGCACCGGCATGCCACGAATCTGGAAGTCTTCTGGCAGCCCCTATTGGGCTCGAATTCCGGCACCATCCTATGTATCGGTGATCTCAATTACCTTATTCAGGATCGATCACCGACTCTGCCCAGCGATATCAGCCGCATCCTCGCCGCTCACGATCATATCTCCGGCATAGACGCGGTAGCGATGGCGAGAATAGTGGGATTTATGGGCGAACATAACCGGTATGCCATCGTTTTCCTTGCCGATAACGCTACTCTCACGGATCTGCGCGGTAAACCGGCCATCCACATTGGTGCGTTCAACAATCACTGGACTGGAGAATTACTCTCGAGCTACCGTTTCCAGTTTCAACATGATGCCATCAATAAATTGGGAACAATCCGCGATACTCACAACCCTGCGCAAGCATGGACGATCGATCTACGATCACCACCCGCGGCTGTTCACAAAGACTATGCTTTAATAAGCCGCATCAGAAGTTCGATCACAGAGCAAGCAGAGCTTATGATTGCCGGAATCGGGCCAAGCGGGACTGTGGCTGCGACTGAATTTGTTACCAATCCCCGCTATTTCAATGAATTCACGAAGCTCGCACCCAAGGGATGGGAGAATCGCGAATTACAGATTGTGATTACGACGGACGTCATCGGTGAACGACCTGCCCCACCCCATGTCTTAGCCTTCGATGTTCGCTAATCCAATTTCAAGATAATTCTGCGGGATACCTGACCGTCATCCGTAATGAAATGCACGCAAAACCCATCTAGGGTCTCACTAGATACCTTCAAAAACATGAACGAATAATTGCCTTGAGGAGCAGGTTCCCTCTTAGCACAGAAAAACTGTGGCCAAGCGCATTGGAGGGATCGCCTGAAAATGGCTTATAGACCAGAGAAGGTAAGTTACCTCTCTCTGAGAGGAGATAAACCATTTTATTTCAATGACCTATTCTTTTTGGAGGGAAACCTACCGTTACGCACCTTCCGCAGATGTCCTTTGATCGCTAGTGTGGCAGCACTCTTTGAAAATTGGAGTTTCTCAAATCAGTTGAGTGCTGTAGATGAAGGCTTTGGAGAGGCAGGCTGCATGGATTTGAAGTCATTTTATTCCCTGGCCGTAGTATTTCTGGTTATTTGCGATGTGACAGGCTTTGCGCAGACCATCACGGGCGGAATGAATGGGACGGTTACCGATCCCTCCGGGGCAGTAATCGTTGGCGCACAGGTTACGGCGATGAATGTCTCCACGAATATCGGAACGACCACGAAGAGCAACAAGGACGGTCTATATAGCATTCAGTTCCTGACGGTAGGGCGGTACACCATCAACATTGTGGCCTCAGGCTTCGCTCCCTCCACCCTCGGGCCTTTCACTCTCGAAGCAGGTCAAGTGGCCAAAATTGATGCCAAACTGAACGTCACCCAGACAACCGCCAGCGTTTCGGTCAGCGAGGGTCTGGCACCTCTGCTCAACACTGAGAATGCGGAGCTTGGAACAACATTAGACCCCACAGCGATCGAAAGCATCCCCTTGCAGGATCGCAACTTCGCCACCTTGGCCCTATTCACTCCCGGAGCGGTTTCTACAAATCCGCAGAGCTTCACGGGAGGTTCTGCCATCGGACGCGATAATATTGGCGGTTCGTCCCTTTCGGTAAATGGCAACCGAGCGCAGACCAATAATTACCTGCTCAACGGAATTGAAATCAATGAGACGGTCAATAACACCACTGCATATAACCCCAGTCCGGATGCACTTTCGCAGGTACGCGTTGTTTCTTCCAATGCCCAGGCGGAATATGGCAACGTCAATGGTGGCGACGTCATTGCGCTCTTGAAGGATGGAACGAACAGCTTTCATGGCAGTGCGTTCTATTTTGTGAATGATTACAAGCTCAATGCGAATAGCTGGGCAAATAATTACACCGGAATCCCAAAAACGAGTTCTACCAGTGCAATCTTTGGCGGTACGCTAGGCGGACCGATTGTTCGAAACAAGTTTTTTTTCTTCGTCGACTATTCCGGCAACCGTTTCCATAATGGCGGCGTAGCAACGGCAACTGTAGCGGACGCCCTCATGCGACAGGGCGACTTCTCGGAATTACTCAATCCCGGCATTATGTGCGCTCCAGGTACGTCGTGCACGACAAACAAGCTCATCCAACTCTACGACTCGCAAAACGGCTATGCTCCGTATACGAATAATCGAGGAGTCCCGCTTACCAATCCGGTAGCGATTTACCTTTATTCCCATCCCAACATCTATCCACTACCCAATCATGCGCCAAGTCCTGGATCGCCTATCGCAAATAACTATGTGGGACCTACAAAGTCGCGCATCTATAACGACCAATTCGACGTTCGGCTCGATTACAAGCTCAGCGACAAAGATAGCTTCTTCGGAAGCTATAGCCAAAGCGTTGCCGGTAATACTCAGACGAATCCTCTGGTTATTACATTTCCCGGAGCTTCGACCTATCCGACACGAGGCTTCAGCATTAACTCGGTGCATACCTTCACGTCTTCACTGTTGAATGAACTCCGTGTTGGCTTCTTTCGCGTTGTCTGGAACCAGGGCGTTCCATATGATCCGACGGGCATCTTTGGGATGAACGGAGACTCCGTAGTCGGTATTGAGGGGAAGAATCAGGCCCCAGGCTTCGCGCAGCAGAGTGTCGGAGCGATTACCAATCCAGGAAACGGCGCTACTTATTCCAATAATGTGATGAACAACTTTACCTATGGAGATAATCTAACCTGGCAGAAAAACAGGCACGCCTTCAAGTTCGGAGTACAGTTCATCCGCTACCAGCAGAACATTATCTACAGCGGAGTGAGTGGCGCCGAAGGTGTGCTGGGCTATTCTGGCAACTTCTCATCTAATCCGCTTGTGACTAGCAATGCCAATACACCGCTAGCCTCAGGTTACTCACTGGCCGATTTCAATATGAATCGCGTATACAGCGTCGGCCGGGGCGCGGTTGCCGGCTTTGCCGGGCAGCGCCAATGGCGAGATGCCGTATTCGCACAGGATGACTGGAAACTACTTCCCAACTTCACTCTCAACCTTGGCGTTCGCTGGGAGTACGATCAGCCCATCTATGAGGTGAACAACAAGCAGTCGAATTTGAATCTACAGACTGGACAGTTAGAGATTGCTGGGCAGAATGGAAACAGCCGCGCTCTGTATAACTCGGTATGGACCAACTTTATGCCGCGCATTGGATTTTCCTACAATCCTGTGCCGCGGTTTGTTGTGCGTGGCGGGTTTGGCAGCACCATCTATATGGAAGGCACTGGTGCGAATCTGCGTTTGATCATCAACCCTCCTTTTCAGACCTCGATCAATTACACGGGAGCTCCACCCACCAGCGTTGCTAATACCGGCGCTTTTACTACGGCTCAGGTCGCTTTCTCATCGAATAGCGCAGCCTGTCTCTATGCAACGAACCCTTCCTGTGGTCAGACGATTCGCGCTTGGGATCCGGACCTGCGACCCTCCACGATTAATGAATTCAGTCTCACCACGCAATATCAGTTGAGCAATACGGCTTCTTTTCAAATTGGATATGTCGGCGAAACCGGCATTCACCTTATTAGCGCGAATAACGGCAATCAGCTTTCCACACCATGCTTTTCGGGATCAACTTTGCTGAACTACAACAGCGCGGCCTGCTTTGCAATCAACAAAGCCCCGTTTTATCAGTTGGTCGGCCAAAGCGGACTTGTACGAATTACTCAATCCGAAGGCATGATGAATTACAACGCACTGCAAACCACGTTCCGACAGCGTCTTTCGCATGGATTACAGTTCACTGCAAATTACACCTATAGCAAAGCCATGACCAACGCTACCGGCTACTTCGGAAGCAACCTGAACATCACGAATAACACTTCGTTCCCAGTGAACCCCGCAGATAGAAGTCTGGAGTATGGTCCTGCCCCCACGGATACGACCCACAGTGTTAACTTCCAGGTAGTCTACTCACTTCCGTTCGGGCGCGGACAGCGGTTTGGCGCGAATGTAAATCGCATTCTGGATTTGGCAGTGGGCGGCTGGCGGACGGCGGTCTCCGGTTATGCCTATACCGGTTTCCCAATCACATTGGTCAGCGGAACGAATAACTCCGGTGTCAACACACCGCAACAACGTGCATGGCACTACCGCCGACTTATGATCCGGCACCGTAATATCAACCAGTGGTTCGGCGATGATCCTTCGGCAACAGCCTGTAGCACAGCAGGCCAGGATAACGGCATCTGCGCGTACGGTGTACCTGCCAACGGTGTCATCTCCCCAGCGCGCCCATTCTCTGAGCGCGTTCCAGGATATCAGCAGTATGATGCAGCGGCCTTTAAGGATTTCGCGATCGTGAGAGAACAGAGGCTCTCGTTCCGTGTCGAAGCCTTCAACCTATTCAACATCGCCAGTTATAACAACCCTGTAGCTACCGTACCAAGTACAACATTCGGTCAGATTACGAGTACCCGCTCTGGCCCGAGGACCTTACAACTATCTGCAAAGTACAGCTTCTAGCTGTAGGGCATTGTATTTTGCTCAACGACTACCGTGGCAAGACAGCCGCGATTGATAGCCACATGGATGGGAGCTTAGGGTTTGAGAATTTTTACGACGAATCGCCGCTATGTATGTTTTCTATTTGCTTTTTTGGTGACGCCAACCATCTCGTGGAGCCAGACAACTGATGCCCCAGCAATCGACTATGCAGCACAGACGGATGCATATCTAACGAACATTGCTAAGCAGAAACTTGCAGAGCGGCAGGAACAGATAGCCGGAATAAAAAAGGCAGACGATATGCATATTCGTCAGGAATATATCCGGCACACCTTGCTTCAGGAGATAGGAGGGTTTCCTGCCCGGACGCCCTTACATGCAGAAATAACCGGAACCATTGATCATCCTGACTACGTTGTACAGAAATTGATTTATCAAAGCCTGCCTGGCTTTTACGTTACAGCAAACGTCTATGTTCCCAAGAATGCACATAAACCGTTCCCAGCAGTGTTAGGACTTGCGGGACATAGCGGGGAAGGAAAATCGTTTGCTCTCTATCAGGCTGTTTGGGTGTCTCTGGCCAGGAGAGGATTTCTTGTCCTGGCCATCGATCCTGTCGGCCAGGGTGAACGAATGGAGCATCTTGATCCAGCAACCCACAAGCCGCTGCTGCAGATCGGGGGCACACCTGAGCACATGGCCGATGGCCTGCCTGTGCTGCTTACCGGCACAAACATTGGACGCTACTTCATCTGGGATGGCATACGCGGCATTGATTATCTTCAATCAAGAGACGATGTCGATAAAACTAGGATTGGTGTAGCTGGAAATTCGGGAGGTGGCACGCAGTCCGCCTACATCTCGACATTAGATACGCGAGTCGCCGCTGCTGTCATCTCGTGTTATCTGAGTGCCTGGAGTGCAATGTGGGCAGATCCAGGACCGCAAGATTCCGAGCAGATATTCGACCACTTCCTTTCTGATCATCTCGACTACGCCGATTTCCTGAATGAAATCGCTCCGCGGCCGGTTGAGATGGAAGTCGCAACGCGTGATTTCTTTCCAATCCAGGGTGCTCATGCGACGTTCCGTGAGGCAGAACATACGTTTGAGCTTCTGGACGCGAAGGACCATCTGGCGTTATTTGAAGCGGATGATACTCATGGATGGTCAAAGCCACGGCGTATCGCTGCATATACATGGCTTTCACGCTGGCTACAAGGAAATGCCGGATCTTCCGAGGAAGCAGCAGTACAGACCGATAGTTCAGCCAGCTTGAATGCTACTTCGACAGGTCAAGTTCTCACGACATATCCCCATGCACAAACGGTGCAATCCCTGAACGCCTCTTTGGCGCAGCAACTTCGGTCTAAACCTTTTCGCGGCAATCTGACGCAACTTGCCGAACGCGTGCGATCCCGTCTGGATCTTCCGGCATCCGTAACTGCAGCAAAAGTAGAGACAGCGGGCAGTTATGTATCAGGAGCACTCAAAGCAGAGAAGCTGAATCTCCACCCGGAGCCAGGCATCACCGTGCCAGGCCTGTTGTTCACGCCTGCAGGCACGGCAGCGCGTAGATCCGCCATCCTGTACCTCGATTCCTCTGGCATGACAGCGGATGCTGTTCCCGGTGGGCTCATTCAACAGCTTGTTGAACTGGGCAACGTTGTGCTGGCAATCGACCCGCGTGGTTGGGGCGAAAGCGCACCGCCCAACCGGATGATTTCCGGATATCGAAGCGATTATCAACTTGCGATGCATGCAATTCTGGTGGGCAAATCCATTCCAGGCATGCAGACACTCGATGTATTAAGCGCGTTTCGATATCTCGCGACGAGATCGGATATCAATCCTGGCGCAATCTCGCTGCATACCGTTGGCTTTGCCTGCAACATTGGACTCTTCGCCGCAACCATCGAGCCGCACATCCGCACAGTAGTATGCGACAAACAGCCGATGTCGTATCTCGCAATCACAGAGCTGCCACTCTACAACCTTCCTCCTGAAGTAATTGTTCCTGGCGTATTGCGCGACTTTGATATTCCGGACATTACCCGCCTACTGGGCTCGCGATTGCATATAGAATCCCGACTTCAAACCTCCATGTTTAGACAACGCAGCACAGTATCTCTAGGAGCTGGTGGGCAATGACCACAGCTTCATATGCGGTAAACCTGCAATTCTCGGCATTGACCTGTTTCTTTTGTCCCAGGAATGTCATTACGAACGCATCGCTGATCTGAAGACGTCGGCAAGTAATACGAAATGATCCATACAAATGATTCATCCAGGAGACATAAGATGAATACGCTTAAAACATCTCGGAGAAAGTTCCTCGGTCGGTCCGGTTCGCTGGCCGTAGCCCTACCTTTAGCGGCGGCAATTCCTGCCGCGATCGAAGTCGCCTCCCCGAAAAAAGTGGAGGCGGCATCGGCAGACGATATTCGCCAGCCCATTCCCAACAGGACGTTACTGACACTTGCAATCGGTTCGTTTAGCTATAAGGTTCCTAATATGCCAACTGATGGAACCGATTGTTCGAAGGCTATAAACGATGCAATTACCTATGTAGTTCAGAACGGCGGCGGAACGGTTTTTATTCCCTGGCAGGCTACACCCCTTCCCAATTCGCTTACTCCCGCGCAATGCGTCTATTGGATCGATTCGCAGGCCAATGGAGACGGAACCAGTACGCCCTACTATGGCGTTTTATTGCAGTCTGGCGTCCGCATCGAGTGCCAGCCTGGAGTGAAGTTGCAGGCCATGACGATCAATACCAATTCCAGCAAGCTAACCAACCGGGCTTATATGTTCTACGGCGCCAACCCGGTTTCCAACGTCGAAATGGCCAATTGCTGGCTGGTCGGCGAGCGCTACACCCATATTTATTCCACTAGTACATCGACAGATGAGCACTGCTATGGAATCGCTCTCCTCGGAGTAAGCAATGTGAATATCCGAGGAACAATTATTTCTGATTGCACTGGAGATGGCATCTGTATTGGTAGCTCGAATAACGTTGCGCCATCCAATATCACTCTCTGCGACGTGATTTCTACCGGCAACCGTCGGCAGGGGTTGAGCATTACTGCCGGTAACTCCATTTCTATTTATGATTCCGAGTTTAGCTATACCTCTGGAACGGCTCCTGGTGACGGTATCGATATCGAGCCAGACGCAGCAGCCGACAGCGTTAGTAATGTCACGATAGAGAATTGTGTTCTTCGGGGGAATGCAGGCGATGGTATTCAGGTGAATGCACATGCAGCGAGCGTAACCGGTATTAACGTGGTCAATTGCCTGATTGACTACAACTCCTATGCTGGTTTTGCGACGCAAAGCAGCAATGGCTACGTCGTCAATACGGGAACAGTCTACGGCAATGCATTTTTCCAGAACGGCTGGTATGGCATTCTGCTGGGGGACACCACCACGAACTATATTGTTGGCGGATACAGTTCCGGCGGCTATGACAGTAATTCTTTCGCTAACAATGCAATCCATAGTTCTGGGATCACTTACCCAAACTCAACGCAGACGAACAGCGTTGGTTATGTTTCGGCGAGCGGCGCTATGAATATGACCTCCGGCTCTCAAGCTAACAATACAATCCAGTGGAACCTCTACTGCACCTAGTAGCAATGGTTTTGGGGGAGGAACCCACTGGCTATAACAGCGCAAGGACGCTCATCGACCAGCTTGAATGAGAAATTGAAAACTGAGTCCATCATTCACCGGCCCCCACAAGCCTACTAGGACCTAGCACCGGAAGACTATTTTAGTATGGCTTTCCAGCCGCTCTTGAAGCAGCGAATAGTTTCGCTTCGCAGTACGGAGGGTGAGTTTTTCACTTCCACATTGGAGGACAAGCCCGAAGCGTCTTCCGTTTCCCTGGAAGCAGCAGAAAAGGAATTGATGAGTCGGATGGAGTCTGTTCAGACAAATCATGCTCCTCGTCCGTCCATTCATCCGACAAATGGTGGGACCAGCGATTGCAGCTTCCGTTGTGGGTTTAGCGTGCCTGTGGGTGGTATTTCAATCGTTCCAGATCGGCATCTGAACCGCAGCCGCTGCCATCCTGAGTAAACCTCTATATTGCCGTCGTCTTGGCGGGCCGATGCGACGATCCGTAGGCTTGCAGGGATAGTTCAAGAGGTGTACGTCATGGTTCTTTACGATGTGTCGATGGGCCGAACGGCGTTTCCCTCCCAGAGCGCCATGATCTACAGCATTCCTGTATCGCAACAGGGCAGTCAGGCCCTAATCGTGATGTTCTCCGTCAACGGCGATAGCGGGGAAGCATCGGAGCTTCTGCCGCACGTCGCGAATATGTATGAGGGTCCTCTGATGCTGAACGCACGCTCGCTGGCGAAAGTGGCAGACGGCGCGTTTCCATGGATCGAAGTGAGTTTCCGGCTCCATGGACTAGCGGAACCCTTCATGATGATGCTCGTCACCACCCACTCACATAGCGCAGAGCCAAGTTCAGCCTCGCCGTCGAGCGGGCGGGAGACCTCGGTGTGAATCACGGATCAGATCGAGGTCTGTTGTAGAACGCCATAGTGACATTGCTTCTTAACTTCCGACATTTGCATCGGATAAGCCCTGATCGAGGCGCTCGGCCGCTCGCTGATCTCTTCCGACAAGCTGACCTTTCTGAGGACCCATCAGAGCAAGCCTTTTGCCTATTCACAGTTGCAGCTTACCCCGTGAATTTCAGGCATGGATCCGTCGAAAGATGGGATGCAATGACCATGTGGGTCCAACTGAGGATTGCCAAGTTTATCGGCAACGCGCTTCTCGAAGCTTTCAGAGATGAAGTGCTCCAGACGTTCGGCTTCATCGTGAATTTCATCAATGGGATAGCTAAGGACCTCATAAAGAAAGGTCTCGATCAGCCGATGATGACGAATAATCTCCAGAGCACGTCTCCTCCCAGCGCGGGACAGGCGGACGCCGTAGTGCCTTTCATATTCGACAAGAGGTGGGGTGGACGCTGCGAGCTTTTGGATCATGTTTGTTACGGATGCAGGTGCGACTCCAAGCCGCTCTGCTAGTTCTCCACTACTGATGCGTTCCTTCTGACCGCCTCCCAAATGGAAGATCGCCTTCAGGTAGTTATCCACGGATTCCGTGTTCGCAAGCTGTTCTCGGCTCCGCGCCATCTCTGATGTACTCCCTCTTTTAGTTTGACCCAAAGTTTGTTTTTAGACTAGACTAAATTTATTTTAGACATGACTAAAATTGGCTTTCCTTGGAGCCTACCATGAAATGGACACGTAAAACATTCAGCATCCTGCCGCTTTTTATTGTATTAGCCAGCAGTCACGTCGTTTTGATGGCTCAGAGTGGCACAGCGGCAGCCCTCTCCGGTACCGTAGCGGATTTAAGCGGAGCAGTGCTGTCCGACGCCAATGTCCTCCTAACCTTCGTGAATAGCGGAGCCCAGCGGACAATCAAGACAGGACCTGAAGGAGGCTTCCTCTTTTTCCAACTCAGCACCGGCGACTATCGCATTACCATCGACGCGCCTGGCTTCGCTAGCGAAACCCAGCAGATAACGTACTTGGGCGTTCCCATCCGGCTACATATCGCTCTCTCTGCGGCGGCCTCGAAGACTGAGGTCACGGTGACAGCCACAAACAGTGATCCGACAGAGCCTGCACACGTCGACATCACGCCAGAGCAGATCGACCGCATGCCAACCCAAAGTGTGAGTTCGCCGTTCAGTTCGCTGATCACGATGACGACTCCCGGCGTGTCCGCCGACTCGAATGGCTCCTTTCATCCGCTCGGCGACCATGCTGAAGCATCGTTTGTTGTGGACGGGCAGCCGATCACCGACCAACAGAGCCGTACTTTCTCTACTCAGGTCTCTCTGAATGCTCTGCAATCCGTGGAGGTCCGCGAGGGAGCGCCGGGATCTGACGTAGGAGACAAGACGAGCATGGTCATCGTCGCCCAGACCCGCTCCGGCCTCGATCAACGCAAGCCTCATGGTGAGTTCTCGTTCACCCGCGGCTCCTTCGCCACTTCGACAGGAAGCGGCAACCTGGCCTTCGGGTCGGCGAAGGTTGGCTCCTTCACCGCCATTGATGCCCTGAACAGTGGCCGCTTTCTAGATACACCAGAGATCGAGGTTCTCCATGCTAATGGCAATGCTGAGAATGCCATCGAGCGTTTCGATTACAAGGCAACCGATAAAACAAGCCTGCAGCTCAATACCAGTCTGAGTCGCTCCTGGTTTCAGACTCCTAACACCCATGACCAGAATGCGCTCGGGCAGAACCAGCGTCAGACGGTGGTCAGTTTTAACGTTGCGCCGCAATTCCTCCATACCTTCAACGATCATGCTTTCAACCAGACGAACTTCTGGGTGCGGCAGGATAAGGTCCGCTATCGCCCCTCGGACGATCCATTTGCAGACACACCAGCATATTTGCAACAGGGGCGTCGACTGACCAATGCTGGCCTGCGTTCGGAGTTTACCTACAATCAGGGTCGCCATAGCGTGATCGGCGGTATCGAATTCAAACACACTTTTCTGGCTGAGCAGTTCGCCACGGGCCTCACCGATCCAAGCTTCAATAGTCCTTGTCTCGGTGCAGACGGTGCGCCGTCGCCGATCACCACCGTGACCAATCCATCGCAATGCGTGGCTGCTGGTCTTACTCCGAACAGTGCTTTCTTGCCCGGCCTGCTCAACATCGACCTTACGCGTGGCGGCAGTATCTATGCTTTTCAGGGATCAACGGACATCAAGCAGGTTGCCCTCTTCGGCCAAGACTACGTGAAATTGGGTAACTTCAAGATCGACCTCGGCCTTCGCTATGACAAGTACAACGGCTTGGCAAGAAACCACGGCGTGCAACCACGCGTCGGTTTCGTCTACAGCTCGTCACCTTTGCACACTAACTTCCATCTCAACTATTCACGGGTATTCATCACCCCCTATAACGAGAATCTGATTGTAGCCAGCTCCGCCGGGCCTGGATCGATATCGGCTGCACTTGGAGCGACGGACTCCGCAATTCTCAATACAGGGCATCGTAACCAGTTCAATGTCGGATTCGAGACGCCGATCAAGTACTTCTCGCTGAGTGGCGAATATCTCTGGAAATTCACGTATGGTGCTTACGATTTCGACGTCCTGCTTAATAGCCCTCTGACCTTCCCGACACAGTTCCGCAAATCGAAGATCGATGGCGGTCTTGTACGCCTAACCCTCACTCCAACCCATGGAGTCAATGGATTCTTCACCATCAGCCACGTACGCTCGCGCCTCTTCGGGCCAGAGCTTGGCGGCATCAGCTTCAGCGCTCCTTATAGCAACGTCGCCCGTCCTGACCATGATGAGGGGTTGGCGATGAATCTGAATCTTCGTTACCAGTTTGGCCGACGTGGTCCCTGGATCAACAGCTCCTATCGCTACGATGGTGGATTGGTAGCTGTTGCTGTACCGGATA is a genomic window containing:
- a CDS encoding TonB-dependent receptor, encoding MKWTRKTFSILPLFIVLASSHVVLMAQSGTAAALSGTVADLSGAVLSDANVLLTFVNSGAQRTIKTGPEGGFLFFQLSTGDYRITIDAPGFASETQQITYLGVPIRLHIALSAAASKTEVTVTATNSDPTEPAHVDITPEQIDRMPTQSVSSPFSSLITMTTPGVSADSNGSFHPLGDHAEASFVVDGQPITDQQSRTFSTQVSLNALQSVEVREGAPGSDVGDKTSMVIVAQTRSGLDQRKPHGEFSFTRGSFATSTGSGNLAFGSAKVGSFTAIDALNSGRFLDTPEIEVLHANGNAENAIERFDYKATDKTSLQLNTSLSRSWFQTPNTHDQNALGQNQRQTVVSFNVAPQFLHTFNDHAFNQTNFWVRQDKVRYRPSDDPFADTPAYLQQGRRLTNAGLRSEFTYNQGRHSVIGGIEFKHTFLAEQFATGLTDPSFNSPCLGADGAPSPITTVTNPSQCVAAGLTPNSAFLPGLLNIDLTRGGSIYAFQGSTDIKQVALFGQDYVKLGNFKIDLGLRYDKYNGLARNHGVQPRVGFVYSSSPLHTNFHLNYSRVFITPYNENLIVASSAGPGSISAALGATDSAILNTGHRNQFNVGFETPIKYFSLSGEYLWKFTYGAYDFDVLLNSPLTFPTQFRKSKIDGGLVRLTLTPTHGVNGFFTISHVRSRLFGPELGGISFSAPYSNVARPDHDEGLAMNLNLRYQFGRRGPWINSSYRYDGGLVAVAVPDIPTALQLTGDEQQQMGLHCGSVFATVSRPLRSCAGPIAATRIRIPPPGTENDDRNPPRIAVRNTVDLSIGEDNLIHHENQSLGIRVAVVNLNNTKALYNFLSTFSGTHFLTTRAVTVGLRYGF